From Suncus etruscus isolate mSunEtr1 chromosome 6, mSunEtr1.pri.cur, whole genome shotgun sequence, one genomic window encodes:
- the PAX1 gene encoding paired box protein Pax-1, producing MKFTLGLGSRAWRGSWERVAATGSGAGGGALGSGALHFSSPRPGRPGSRLACALPLCLSRGGGGARALSHCAGPSSCRPGARQLSGPRAMEQTYGEVNQLGGVFVNGRPLPNAIRLRIVELAQLGIRPCDISRQLRVSHGCVSKILARYNETGSILPGAIGGSKPRVTTPNVVKHIRDYKQGDPGIFAWEIRDRLLADGVCDKYNVPSVSSISRILRNKIGSLAQPGPYEASKQPPPQPALPYNHIYQYPYPSPVSPTGAKMGSHHGVPSTAGHVSIPRSWPSAHSVSNILGIRTFMEQTGALAGSEGTSYSPKMEDWASVNRTAFPANPTVNGLEKPALEGDIKYTQSASGLSAVGGFLPACAYPASNQHGVYSAPAGSYLAPGPPWPPAQATPLAPAVHSGELAAAMNFKQSNREVADRKASSPGGKAPDSLGSLHGLPVPASTS from the exons ATGAAGTTCACCCTAGGCCTGGGTTCGCGGGCGTGGAGAGGGTCCTGGGAGCGGGTGGCGGCGACGGGCTCGGGAGCGGGCGGCGGCGCGCTCGGCAGCGGCGCCCTGCACTTCTCCAGCCCGCGGCCGGGCCGCCCCGGCTCTCGGCTCGCGTGCGCCCTCCCTCTATGCCTCtcccgcggcggcggcggcgcccgaGCTCTCTCGCACTGTGCCGGGCCCAGCTCCTGCCGCCCCGGCGCCAGGCAGCTGTCTGGCCCGCGCGCCATGG AGCAGACGTACGGCGAGGTGAACCAGCTGGGTGGCGTGTTCGTCAACGGCCGTCCGCTCCCAAACGCCATCCGCTTGCGCATCGTGGAGCTGGCGCAGTTGGGCATCCGACCCTGTGACATCAGTCGGCAGCTTCGCGTGTCGCACGGCTGCGTGAGCAAGATCCTGGCACGCTACAACGAGACCGGATCCATCCTGCCCGGGGCCATCGGGGGCAGCAAACCTCGAGTTACTACCCCCAACGTGGTCAAGCATATCCGGGACTATAAGCAGGGCGATCCTGGCATCTTTGCCTGGGAGATTCGGGATCGGCTCCTGGCTGATGGCGTCTGCGACAAATACAACGTGCCCTCGGTCAGCTCCATCAGTCGCATCCTTCGTAATAAGATTGGCAGCCTGGCGCAGCCCGGGCCTTATGAAGCCAGCAAGCAGCCGCCGCCACAGCCCGCGCTTCCCTACAACCACATCTACCAGTACCCCTACCCCAGCCCTGTGTCGCCCACGGGCGCCAAGATGGGCAGCCACCACGGGGTCCCGAGCACAGCAGGCCACGTCAGCATCCCCCGTTCCTGGCCCTCGGCCCACTCGGTCAGCAACATCCTGGGCATCCGGACATTTATGGAACAAACAG GGGCACTGGCTGGGAGCGAAGGCACCTCCTATTCCCCGAAGATGGAAGATTGGGCCAGTGTGAATCGCACAGCCTTCCCTGCCAACCCCACCGTGAATGGGCTAGAGAAGCCGGCCTTGGAGGGGGATATTAAATATACGCAG TCGGCCTCCGGCCTCTCCGCGGTGGGAGGCTTCCTCCCGGCCTGCGCTTATCCAGCCTCCAACCAGCACGGGGTGTACAGCGCTCCTGCAGGCAGCTACCTCGCCCCCGGCCCGCCCTGGCCACCAGCGCAGGCCACCCCGCTGGCGCCCGCAGTGCACAGCGGGGAGCTCGCAGCCGCGATGAATTTCAAGCAGTCCAACCGAGAAG